GGTCGACCAGCGGGGTGGCCTCGGAGGTGCTGGACGTGGTCAGGGCCCAGGGAGTCGGCCTCGACGACTTCTTCGGCCGCCTGGTCAACCGCGTCCTCCGCCGCCATGCGGAGGACCTGCCCCTCGGCCCGCCCACCCTGGTAGGCCCACCCCAGGTTCGGGCCGAGCTCACCGCGGGGGCCGGCTGATGGCCCCGGCCTCCACCGTCGCTCCCATCGAGGGCCGACAGGGCCACTACGCCGGGGCGGTCAGCCGGCTGGTGGCGTTCGGCGCCGACGTGGGCGCCTCGTGGGGCCTGTTCACCCTCGGCGCGGCCGCCCTGGCCTTCTCCGTCCAGCTGGTCAGCGGGCACAATTTCTCCCTCAGCAGCCACCAGATCGTCTCGCTGGTCGCGCTGGTGGTCTGGGAGTTCGTCTATTTCGCCTACCAATGGGCGTCGGGCGGGAAGACCATCGGGATGGCCCTCCTCGGGATCCGGGTGGTCAGGACCGACGGGTCTCCCATCGGCCCCCGACAGGCGGTGGTCCGGACCCTGACGCTCCCCCTCAGCTTCCTGCTCCTCGGGTTGGGGTTCATCGGCATCCTCACCAACCGCGACCGCCATGCGCTGCACGACCGCCTGGCCGGCACGGCGGTGGTCTACTCGTGGGACGCCCGGGCCGCCCGGCTCCGCTGGTTGGCCAAGAAGGAGATCCCCACCTCGGCCTGAGGCCCGGCGGTTGTGCCAGGGTTTTGGTCGTGCGCAACCGAACCGCGCCCGCCGGTGTTGAGAAGGGCATGTACGCGGTCCCCACCTCCACCGCCTGTCCTGCCCCCGGCCCCCTGCCGCCGGACAAGGTCCTGCAGTCGGAAGTGCCGGCGTCGGAGGTGGACGCGGTGTTCATGACCCTGTTCGAGGAACATCGGGATCGGGTCTACTCGACGGCGCTCCGGCTCACCGGCCGGCGCCACGACGCCGAGGACCTGGTCGCCGAGGCCTTCCTCCGTGCCTACCGGTCGCTTTCCGGCTTCGACCACGAGCGGCTCGAGACGCTGCAGCCCCGGGCCTGGCTGACGGCCATCGTGGTCAACCAGTGGCGGAATCAGCGCCGTACCGCCTCCCGCCGGCCCGCCACGGTGTCCTCGAATGCCTTCCCGGACGCAGATCACGTCGATGTGCTCCCCGGCGTCGAGCACCGGGTCGAGGTCCACGCTGACGGCGACCGCCTCGCCGCCATGCTCGTCGGGCTGCCAGAGCGCCAGCGGATCGCGGTGGTGCTCCGGTACATCGGCGATCTCCCGGTGGGGGAGGTCGCCGAGGTGATGGGGTGCCCGACCGGAACCGTCAAGTCCCTGATCAGCCGCGGGCTGGCCCGGCTCCGGCCGGGCGAACCGGGTGCAGGGATCCGCGAAGCGACCGATGGAGGAGCACTCCGATGACCGCCACCGATGACCGACGACTGATCAGCGCCTTGTCGGTGCTCTCCGTCCCGGCGCCCCCCGATCTGGCCGAACGGATCGTGGCCCACTGGGCCTACGTCGAAGGTCCGACCGTCGACGTCTACGTCGCCTTCAGCAACGCCGGTATCTCGAGCGTCGTGCCGGCGCCGAGTGTCTCGGGCGCGGGCGAGTTCGCCAGGGCCTTCCGCCACCGGTTCGGCCGTCCCCTCCTCGCCGCCGATGGTCCTCCGGACGGGGTCGGGGAGGCCCTGCGGACCGGCAGCGCCCTCGACCTCCGGTTCGATCTCAGCGGCCGGACCCTTTTCGAACAGGATGTGCTCGGTACCGCCCTGGAGATCCCGCCGGGCGAGGTCCGTCCCTACTCGTGGATCGCCCACCGGATAAACCGGCCCCGGGCGGTCCGGGCGGTCGGCACCGCCCTCGGCCACAATCCCGTTCCCGTCCTGATCCCCTGCCACCGGGTGATCCGGTCCGATGGCGACATGGGTCAGTACGGGTTCGGCCGTGGGCTCAAGCGACAATTGCTCGACGGCGAGGGAGTCGATGTGGACCTGGTCCTTTCGATGGTGCGCCAGGGGGCAAACTACGTGGGCGACGACGCCGGCCGGGTGGTCTGCATGCCGACCTGCCACCGGATGCTCTCGGTCGGTGGGGAGCGCCGCCGCGGCTTCCGCTCGCTGGCCGAGGCCAAAGCGGAGGGCTACCGGCCGTGCCCGAGTTGCCGGCCGGCCGGTCGGTAGTACCGGCCGTGCGGGTGACCCGGGCCATCCGGTGACCGGGCTGTTCGATCGAGAGCCGGTGGTGGTTGCCCCGGGCGCCGTCCACCTCCCCGGTTGGCTCGACGGAGACCGTCAGCGTGAGCTGGTCGGTTGGTGCCGGACGTGGTCCGAGGGGGCCGGGGGTTTCCGATCGCCTCGCATGCCGAGTGGCGGGACGATGTCCGTGCAGATCG
The DNA window shown above is from Mycobacteriales bacterium and carries:
- a CDS encoding RDD family protein produces the protein MAPASTVAPIEGRQGHYAGAVSRLVAFGADVGASWGLFTLGAAALAFSVQLVSGHNFSLSSHQIVSLVALVVWEFVYFAYQWASGGKTIGMALLGIRVVRTDGSPIGPRQAVVRTLTLPLSFLLLGLGFIGILTNRDRHALHDRLAGTAVVYSWDARAARLRWLAKKEIPTSA
- a CDS encoding RNA polymerase sigma factor; protein product: MRNRTAPAGVEKGMYAVPTSTACPAPGPLPPDKVLQSEVPASEVDAVFMTLFEEHRDRVYSTALRLTGRRHDAEDLVAEAFLRAYRSLSGFDHERLETLQPRAWLTAIVVNQWRNQRRTASRRPATVSSNAFPDADHVDVLPGVEHRVEVHADGDRLAAMLVGLPERQRIAVVLRYIGDLPVGEVAEVMGCPTGTVKSLISRGLARLRPGEPGAGIREATDGGALR
- a CDS encoding Ada metal-binding domain-containing protein, whose protein sequence is MVRQGANYVGDDAGRVVCMPTCHRMLSVGGERRRGFRSLAEAKAEGYRPCPSCRPAGR